A stretch of the Candidatus Bathyarchaeota archaeon genome encodes the following:
- a CDS encoding AbrB/MazE/SpoVT family DNA-binding domain-containing protein, whose translation MEATIKIDKQGRIILPKDVRVALGIEGETEMVCRVVGSKIILEKFSIESAKKAFAELEEIAPSLELDTIEVEGEDKYIDREYALRKIGLRSSC comes from the coding sequence ATGGAGGCAACCATCAAGATAGATAAGCAGGGCCGCATTATTCTTCCGAAGGATGTTAGAGTAGCGCTTGGAATAGAAGGGGAAACAGAAATGGTTTGCAGGGTTGTCGGAAGCAAAATCATACTTGAAAAGTTCTCTATAGAATCAGCAAAAAAAGCCTTCGCTGAACTGGAGGAAATAGCTCCAAGCCTAGAATTGGATACCATAGAAGTTGAAGGGGAGGATAAGTATATTGATAGGGAATATGCGCTTCGCAAAATTGGGCTTCGAAGCAGTTGTTGA